The following proteins are encoded in a genomic region of Desulfocurvibacter africanus subsp. africanus DSM 2603:
- a CDS encoding CsgE family curli-type amyloid fiber assembly protein — MQRTIVLLAIFWSGYISVLPACPAWAAELEDQLIINDVYTRVGQDFYQRFCRVWNSFQGIPISDIVITEESSGRAMSKLQVLVGGSVAYVGMISQRGSDVRAEVDRAVALSFRHVVQNITGAEEVAPELSGTGI; from the coding sequence ATGCAGCGGACAATTGTTCTACTGGCCATCTTTTGGAGCGGCTACATTTCGGTATTGCCGGCATGTCCGGCATGGGCGGCGGAATTGGAAGACCAGCTCATCATCAATGATGTGTACACGCGTGTCGGCCAGGATTTCTATCAAAGGTTCTGTAGAGTCTGGAATTCGTTTCAAGGAATTCCCATCAGCGACATTGTCATCACGGAGGAGTCTAGCGGACGCGCTATGAGCAAGCTGCAGGTGCTGGTGGGCGGATCAGTAGCCTACGTCGGAATGATCAGCCAGAGGGGGTCGGATGTGCGCGCGGAAGTCGACCGAGCCGTGGCACTTTCCTTCCGCCATGTTGTCCAAAACATAACGGGCGCTGAAGAAGTCGCGCCCGAACTTTCCGGCACCGGCATCTAG
- the dsrK gene encoding sulfate reduction electron transfer complex DsrMKJOP subunit DsrK — MAAKVIDKKDLLTSIDYEHLPKTGVFDTPIDFRPGTWCYPAKPEILEKLHFPNPRVWSPADVDWKLPENWKEIVHNGFKERLEKYRSFKVFLDICVRCGACADKCHYYIGSGDPKNMPVLRAELLRSIYRNDFTMAGKILGKLNGARVMEEDVLKEWFLYFYQCSECRRCSLYCPYGIDTAEITMMARELLQLVGVNINWIMEPVSNCNRTGNHLGIQPHAFKEIVEFMCDDIEEYTGVRVNPPLNEKGHEVLFVTPSGDAFADPGIYTFMGYLLLFHHIGLDYTLSTYASEGGNFGLFTNSDTMQKLNGKMYAEANRLGAKWILGGECGHMWRVVNQYMDTMNGYMQGPQMTVPRNPITGTVFNNAAATKMVHIAEFTADLIKHGKLKLNPSRNDHIKTTYHDSCNPARGMGLLEEPRYVLKNVCNNFYEMPPQTIREQTFCCAGGSGLNNDEFMEMRMRGGLPRGNALRYVVDKHGVNNMACVCAIDRATLIPLADYWAPGVKISGLHELVANALEMEGQNEREYNLRGEAFADLMEEAE; from the coding sequence ATGGCTGCCAAAGTCATCGATAAAAAAGACTTGCTCACAAGCATAGATTACGAGCATCTGCCGAAGACCGGCGTGTTCGACACGCCCATTGATTTCCGTCCGGGCACATGGTGCTATCCGGCCAAGCCAGAGATTCTCGAGAAGCTGCACTTCCCCAACCCGCGCGTCTGGTCGCCCGCGGACGTGGACTGGAAGCTGCCCGAGAACTGGAAGGAGATCGTGCACAACGGCTTCAAGGAACGCCTTGAGAAGTACCGCTCCTTCAAGGTCTTCCTGGACATCTGTGTGCGCTGTGGCGCCTGTGCCGACAAGTGCCACTACTACATCGGCTCGGGCGATCCCAAGAACATGCCCGTGCTGCGCGCCGAATTGCTGCGCTCCATCTACCGCAACGACTTCACCATGGCCGGCAAGATCCTGGGCAAGCTCAACGGCGCCCGCGTCATGGAAGAGGACGTGCTCAAGGAGTGGTTCCTCTACTTCTATCAGTGCTCCGAGTGCCGCCGCTGCTCGCTGTATTGCCCCTACGGCATCGATACGGCCGAGATCACCATGATGGCCCGCGAGCTGCTGCAGCTGGTCGGCGTTAACATCAACTGGATCATGGAGCCGGTTTCCAACTGCAACCGCACCGGCAACCACTTGGGCATCCAGCCGCACGCCTTCAAGGAAATCGTCGAGTTCATGTGCGACGATATCGAGGAATACACGGGCGTTCGCGTCAATCCTCCGCTTAACGAGAAGGGTCACGAAGTCCTGTTCGTCACGCCCTCGGGCGATGCCTTCGCCGATCCCGGCATCTACACGTTCATGGGCTACCTGCTGCTGTTCCACCACATCGGGCTGGACTACACCTTGTCCACATACGCATCCGAGGGTGGCAACTTCGGTCTGTTCACGAACTCCGACACGATGCAGAAGCTCAACGGCAAGATGTACGCCGAGGCCAACCGCCTGGGCGCCAAGTGGATCCTCGGCGGCGAGTGCGGCCACATGTGGCGCGTCGTGAACCAGTACATGGACACGATGAACGGCTACATGCAAGGCCCACAGATGACCGTGCCCAGGAATCCCATTACCGGCACGGTGTTCAACAACGCCGCGGCCACCAAGATGGTGCACATCGCCGAGTTTACCGCCGACCTCATCAAGCACGGCAAGCTCAAGCTGAACCCGTCGCGCAACGACCATATCAAGACCACCTACCATGATTCGTGCAACCCGGCCCGCGGCATGGGCCTGCTCGAAGAGCCGCGTTACGTGCTCAAGAACGTGTGCAACAACTTCTACGAGATGCCGCCCCAGACCATCCGTGAGCAGACCTTCTGCTGCGCCGGCGGCTCGGGACTGAACAACGACGAGTTCATGGAAATGCGCATGCGCGGCGGTCTGCCTCGCGGCAACGCCCTGCGCTATGTGGTTGACAAGCACGGCGTGAACAACATGGCCTGCGTCTGCGCCATCGACCGCGCGACCCTGATCCCGCTGGCCGATTACTGGGCTCCTGGCGTGAAGATCAGCGGTCTGCACGAGCTCGTGGCCAACGCCCTCGAAATGGAAGGTCAGAACGAGCGGGAATACAACCTGCGCGGCGAGGCCTTCGCTGATCTCATGGAGGAGGCTGAGTAA
- the dsrJ gene encoding sulfate reduction electron transfer complex DsrMKJOP subunit DsrJ, with protein MYDASKVLIGLGVFVALFAYPFYNNLGQAYEEPKLQKVEKSKGEVCVEDAKWMRANHMQVLNDWRNEVVRYGNRLYTSSLNGKQYEMSLQNTCMSCHVSKAEFCDKCHNNASVNPYCWDCHVPPKEQPAASAETAQPAQENTHE; from the coding sequence ATGTACGACGCGAGCAAAGTACTCATCGGACTGGGCGTGTTCGTCGCTCTGTTCGCCTACCCGTTCTACAATAATCTCGGCCAAGCCTATGAGGAGCCCAAGCTCCAGAAGGTCGAAAAGTCCAAGGGCGAAGTGTGTGTCGAGGACGCCAAGTGGATGCGCGCCAACCACATGCAGGTGCTCAACGACTGGCGCAACGAGGTCGTGCGCTACGGCAACCGTCTGTACACCAGCTCCCTGAACGGCAAGCAGTACGAGATGAGCCTGCAGAACACCTGCATGTCCTGCCATGTCTCCAAGGCCGAGTTCTGCGACAAATGCCACAACAACGCCTCGGTGAACCCCTACTGCTGGGATTGCCATGTTCCGCCCAAGGAGCAGCCCGCGGCAAGCGCCGAGACCGCCCAGCCCGCGCAGGAGAACACCCATGAATAA
- the csgH gene encoding curli-like amyloid fiber formation chaperone CsgH — protein sequence MQGKLVSTTQNGLLHVQAVCVSKLQGRVSYELQVCKRGAGGVASSRQAGAKLALVGETPLADLRLSVGSKDVLSVVLRLRMDGHVASAELIHP from the coding sequence TTGCAAGGCAAGCTGGTTTCCACGACGCAAAATGGCCTGCTGCATGTGCAGGCCGTATGCGTCTCCAAGCTGCAAGGCCGGGTGAGTTACGAGCTGCAGGTCTGCAAGCGCGGGGCGGGGGGGGTGGCCAGCAGCCGCCAAGCCGGCGCCAAGCTTGCGTTGGTGGGCGAAACTCCGCTGGCCGACCTGCGCTTGTCCGTTGGGAGCAAGGACGTGCTTTCGGTGGTCCTGCGGCTCAGAATGGATGGGCATGTCGCTTCCGCCGAGCTGATTCATCCCTGA
- a CDS encoding VOC family protein — protein sequence MVSYTGINHLAMVTGHMDATIRFWRDLLGMRLVAGLGHPGYRHYFFEISAQDMLAFFEWTGAEPAPDKDHGAPVKGRIAFDHVSIGVSGQEDLWEIKARLEAAGFWASEVVDHGFIHSVYSFDPNNIAIEFSASLPGVDLRVRPVMADTQPSAIASEGAGPQPGHWPQAKPVPKSQRRLHPGYGMRLFGEGGDENQPV from the coding sequence GTGGTCAGCTATACCGGCATCAACCACCTGGCCATGGTTACCGGACATATGGACGCTACAATCCGCTTCTGGCGTGACCTGCTCGGCATGCGTCTGGTGGCCGGGCTTGGTCATCCAGGGTATCGCCACTACTTCTTCGAGATATCCGCGCAGGACATGCTGGCCTTCTTCGAATGGACCGGGGCCGAGCCCGCTCCCGACAAGGATCACGGCGCGCCGGTCAAGGGCCGGATCGCCTTCGACCATGTGTCCATCGGCGTGAGCGGACAGGAGGACCTATGGGAGATCAAGGCCCGGCTGGAGGCGGCCGGCTTCTGGGCTTCCGAGGTCGTGGACCACGGGTTCATCCACTCCGTGTACTCCTTCGACCCTAATAACATCGCCATCGAGTTCAGCGCAAGCTTGCCAGGCGTGGATCTGCGCGTGCGGCCGGTCATGGCCGACACGCAGCCGTCCGCCATCGCCAGCGAAGGCGCCGGGCCGCAACCCGGCCATTGGCCTCAAGCCAAGCCCGTGCCCAAGTCGCAACGCCGGCTCCATCCAGGCTACGGCATGCGGCTCTTCGGTGAGGGCGGCGACGAAAATCAGCCTGTATAA
- a CDS encoding curli production assembly/transport component CsgF translates to MRTIFVVSLLCMALAAMPSTASATELVFGFTNPSFGGDPMIGNFLLNKADSQKRFAEDEYEEDPLSDFEDGLNRRVLGLIADKIVQDAFGDEGNLSNGTYTIGSYVISIDNNGKVIKVAVTDSLSGDSTVVEVPVF, encoded by the coding sequence ATGAGGACGATATTTGTTGTTTCGTTGCTGTGCATGGCCCTGGCTGCGATGCCGAGTACCGCATCCGCCACCGAGCTGGTCTTCGGTTTCACCAATCCCAGCTTCGGGGGGGATCCCATGATCGGCAATTTCCTGCTCAACAAGGCTGATTCCCAGAAGCGCTTCGCCGAGGACGAATATGAGGAAGACCCTCTCAGCGACTTTGAGGATGGCCTGAACAGGAGGGTGCTTGGCCTTATTGCGGACAAGATCGTGCAGGACGCCTTTGGCGACGAAGGCAACCTCTCCAATGGGACCTATACCATCGGCAGTTATGTCATTTCCATCGACAACAACGGCAAGGTGATCAAGGTCGCGGTGACGGATAGCCTGAGCGGCGACAGCACGGTGGTCGAGGTCCCGGTTTTCTAG
- a CDS encoding CsgG/HfaB family protein, with protein sequence MRNILLRPTLAYAALALLLTACVGPNARTFSAPSLGYKTLTQRELAGLPEPKDKIIVAVYSFRDQTGQYKFQENVSSFSTAVTQGATAMLIDALRDSGWFVPVERESFNNLITERKIIRANIGKDTELPELLHAPLMLDGGIVAYETNLTSAGLGAEYHGIGGSSQYRKDQVTLYLRASDVLSGAIVQSVSTSKSVLSAEVKVGVFRYVEIDRLLEIEAGLSTNEPPQMCVMEAVQKAVVSLIIEGILDGLWDLKDPADMNSPVIKAYLSEKNGDVNRERSTYLLQRSRSALERKEWNRAIESSNEGLGLDPYNDALYAARSEAYAQTDRLDRAMKDAEWAITLNQNNGLAYNNRGYVYERNGDYRLALLDYRKSCSLGYDVGCANSKRLEATKPELVR encoded by the coding sequence ATGCGAAATATTCTTCTCAGGCCGACCCTGGCCTACGCTGCGCTCGCCCTCCTGCTCACTGCTTGCGTAGGGCCGAACGCCAGGACCTTCAGCGCGCCCTCCCTGGGCTACAAGACCCTTACCCAACGTGAGCTTGCAGGGCTGCCCGAGCCCAAGGACAAGATCATTGTCGCGGTCTACAGCTTCAGGGACCAGACCGGGCAGTACAAATTCCAGGAGAACGTATCCAGCTTCTCCACGGCCGTGACCCAGGGAGCCACGGCCATGCTCATCGACGCCTTGCGGGATTCGGGTTGGTTCGTTCCGGTGGAGCGCGAGTCCTTCAACAACCTGATCACCGAGCGCAAGATTATCCGGGCCAACATAGGCAAGGATACGGAACTGCCAGAGCTGCTGCACGCGCCGCTCATGCTCGACGGCGGCATCGTGGCCTACGAGACGAACCTGACCTCCGCTGGACTCGGCGCTGAGTACCATGGCATCGGCGGCTCCTCGCAATACCGCAAGGATCAGGTCACGCTCTATTTGCGGGCCTCGGACGTGCTCAGCGGGGCCATCGTGCAGTCCGTGTCCACCTCTAAGTCAGTACTTTCCGCCGAGGTGAAGGTGGGCGTGTTCCGCTACGTCGAAATCGACCGCCTGCTGGAGATCGAGGCCGGCCTCTCCACCAACGAGCCGCCGCAAATGTGCGTCATGGAGGCAGTGCAGAAGGCGGTCGTTAGCCTGATCATCGAAGGCATCCTGGACGGGCTATGGGATCTGAAGGATCCGGCGGACATGAATTCTCCAGTCATCAAGGCCTACCTGTCCGAGAAGAACGGGGACGTGAACCGCGAGAGGTCCACCTATCTGCTGCAGCGTTCGCGCAGCGCGCTGGAACGCAAGGAGTGGAACAGGGCCATCGAAAGCTCCAACGAGGGTTTGGGTCTGGACCCATACAACGACGCCTTGTACGCCGCCCGCTCCGAAGCCTACGCCCAGACGGACAGGTTGGATCGGGCCATGAAGGATGCCGAATGGGCAATCACGCTCAATCAAAACAACGGCCTGGCCTACAACAACCGCGGTTACGTCTACGAGCGGAATGGAGATTACCGGCTGGCCTTGCTGGACTACCGCAAGAGTTGTTCATTGGGTTACGACGTGGGTTGCGCCAACAGCAAACGACTCGAGGCCACCAAGCCCGAGCTGGTGAGGTAG
- the dsrP gene encoding sulfate reduction electron transfer complex DsrMKJOP subunit DsrP, with product MLETALKGSPRYWGWLGILLAVMGIGGAMYMWQFTVGLTVTGLSRDVSWGFYIAQFTYLVGVAAAGVMVVLPYYFHHYKDFKKLIILAEFQAVAAVIMCLGFIVVDLGQPTRMLNVLRYPTPNSILFWDMVVLNGYLLLNIVIGWVSLQHERNHVEPPKWVKPLVYTSIIWAFSIHTVTAFLYQGLPGRHYWLTAILAARFLASAFCSGPAILLLVAMLVRKVSDYDVGDKAIKALAKIVTYAMAVNVFFFLLELFTAAYSNIPGHMHSFEFLFAGHDGHMSYVSYLMWVAAILAIASLALLIPPKFRDNMKLLPWSLAILIAASWIDKGLGLLIGGFTPNAFEGVTPYAPTLPEIMISLTVYAMGIFVLTILYKVAVSVKREVA from the coding sequence ATGCTTGAGACCGCACTGAAAGGTTCGCCGCGCTACTGGGGCTGGCTGGGTATCCTGCTGGCCGTCATGGGTATCGGCGGCGCCATGTACATGTGGCAGTTCACCGTGGGCCTGACCGTCACCGGCTTGAGCAGGGACGTGTCCTGGGGCTTCTACATCGCCCAGTTCACCTACCTGGTCGGCGTGGCCGCGGCCGGCGTGATGGTTGTGCTGCCTTACTACTTCCATCACTACAAGGACTTCAAGAAGCTGATCATCCTGGCCGAGTTCCAGGCCGTCGCCGCAGTCATCATGTGCCTCGGCTTCATCGTGGTCGACCTGGGCCAACCCACGCGCATGCTCAACGTGCTGCGCTATCCGACGCCCAACTCCATCCTGTTCTGGGACATGGTCGTGCTCAACGGCTACCTGCTGCTGAACATCGTCATCGGCTGGGTCAGCCTGCAGCACGAGCGCAACCACGTGGAGCCGCCCAAGTGGGTCAAGCCCCTCGTGTACACTTCCATCATCTGGGCCTTCTCCATCCATACGGTGACGGCTTTCCTTTACCAGGGCCTTCCGGGCCGGCACTACTGGCTGACCGCCATCCTGGCCGCCCGCTTCCTGGCTTCGGCCTTCTGCTCCGGTCCTGCCATCCTGTTGCTGGTGGCCATGCTCGTGCGCAAGGTGTCCGATTACGATGTCGGCGACAAGGCCATCAAGGCCCTGGCCAAGATCGTGACCTACGCCATGGCCGTGAACGTGTTCTTCTTCCTGCTCGAACTGTTCACCGCCGCGTACTCAAACATCCCCGGCCACATGCACTCCTTCGAGTTCCTGTTCGCCGGTCACGACGGCCACATGTCGTACGTGTCCTACTTGATGTGGGTAGCCGCCATACTGGCCATCGCCAGCCTGGCGCTGCTCATCCCGCCCAAGTTCCGGGACAACATGAAGCTGCTGCCCTGGTCCCTGGCCATCCTCATCGCGGCCAGCTGGATCGACAAGGGTCTCGGCCTGCTTATCGGCGGCTTCACGCCCAATGCGTTCGAGGGTGTCACCCCGTACGCGCCCACTCTGCCGGAGATCATGATCTCCCTGACAGTCTACGCCATGGGCATCTTCGTGCTGACCATCCTGTACAAGGTCGCCGTGTCCGTGAAGAGGGAAGTCGCTTAG
- the dsrO gene encoding sulfate reduction electron transfer complex DsrMKJOP subunit DsrO, with translation MNNSRRSFLKYAGVAAAAVAATPVVRAVASSGGAAHGPEVGKLPTQKIAGRWAMVVDTRKLVKEADFEPLIEACHKVHNVPHLPDEKREEEIKWIWTDEFEHTFPEFMSRWPKGRVPTTLNKPYLLLCNHCEYPPCVRVCPTKATFQRADGIVLMDFHRCIGCRYCMAGCPYGARSFNFSDPRAYLPEEEINMEFPTRVQGVVEKCNFCAERLAKGLRPACVEASKGALLFGDLDDPSSEVSRAVRNNFVIRRKPELGTQPNVYYIV, from the coding sequence ATGAATAACAGCAGAAGAAGCTTTCTGAAATACGCCGGCGTTGCCGCTGCGGCCGTGGCCGCCACCCCGGTGGTGCGGGCCGTGGCTTCCTCCGGCGGAGCCGCCCACGGCCCCGAGGTCGGCAAGCTGCCGACCCAGAAGATCGCCGGCCGCTGGGCCATGGTCGTGGACACCCGCAAGCTGGTCAAGGAAGCTGATTTCGAGCCGCTCATCGAGGCTTGCCATAAGGTGCACAACGTGCCCCACTTGCCTGACGAGAAGCGGGAAGAAGAGATCAAGTGGATCTGGACCGACGAGTTCGAGCACACGTTCCCGGAGTTCATGTCCCGTTGGCCCAAGGGCCGCGTGCCCACGACCCTGAACAAGCCCTACCTGCTGCTGTGCAACCACTGTGAGTACCCCCCGTGCGTGCGGGTCTGCCCGACCAAGGCGACCTTCCAGCGCGCGGACGGCATCGTGCTCATGGACTTCCACCGCTGCATCGGCTGCCGCTACTGCATGGCCGGCTGTCCCTACGGCGCGCGCAGCTTCAACTTCTCCGACCCGCGTGCCTACCTCCCCGAGGAGGAGATCAACATGGAGTTCCCCACGCGCGTGCAAGGCGTGGTGGAGAAGTGCAACTTCTGCGCGGAGCGTTTGGCCAAGGGTCTGCGCCCGGCTTGCGTTGAGGCCTCAAAGGGCGCGTTGCTCTTCGGCGACCTGGACGATCCGTCCTCCGAAGTCAGCAGGGCGGTGCGCAACAACTTCGTCATCCGCCGCAAGCCTGAACTCGGCACGCAGCCCAACGTCTACTACATCGTGTAA
- the dsrM gene encoding sulfate reduction electron transfer complex DsrMKJOP subunit DsrM — MNAFYTLFLVLALMLIAIFGVGAAHLNGLFGVWLPYAAAAVFIGGFCWRVYKWATIPVPFRIPTTAGQQKSFDWIESNPIDNPSTTRGTWLRMMGEVFLFRTLFRNTQTKLYYEPGQEPKVAYFSQKWLWLFAIMFHYSFLIIVVRHLRFFTDPVPFLVNVTEQLDGIVQMFQPNFYMTDAMIVLGVGYLFIRRLTRAQIRYLSLAADFFPLFLILGIALSGIYMRYIDRVDVATIKQLTMGLATFHPVVPEGIAMSFYVHLFLVCALLFYFPFSKLMHMGGIFLSPTRNMANNNRFVHHENPWNPRIPPHSYAAYEDDFREPMAEAGLPLDKPLEQGAGE; from the coding sequence ATGAACGCGTTTTACACACTCTTTCTGGTCTTGGCGCTCATGTTGATCGCCATCTTCGGAGTGGGGGCAGCGCACCTGAACGGTCTGTTCGGTGTCTGGCTTCCCTATGCCGCGGCGGCGGTCTTCATCGGCGGCTTCTGCTGGCGGGTGTACAAGTGGGCCACGATCCCGGTCCCCTTCCGCATCCCGACCACGGCCGGGCAGCAGAAGTCCTTCGATTGGATTGAGAGCAATCCGATCGACAACCCTTCGACGACCCGCGGCACATGGCTGCGCATGATGGGCGAGGTTTTCCTGTTCCGGACCCTGTTCCGCAACACGCAGACCAAGCTGTACTACGAGCCGGGTCAGGAGCCCAAGGTGGCCTACTTCTCCCAGAAGTGGCTGTGGCTCTTCGCCATCATGTTCCACTATTCCTTCCTGATCATCGTCGTGCGGCACTTGCGCTTCTTCACCGACCCGGTTCCGTTCCTGGTCAACGTCACGGAGCAGCTCGACGGCATCGTGCAGATGTTCCAGCCCAACTTCTACATGACCGACGCCATGATCGTGCTGGGCGTGGGCTACCTGTTCATCCGCCGGCTGACGCGCGCTCAGATACGCTATCTGTCCCTGGCCGCCGACTTTTTCCCGCTCTTCCTCATCCTGGGCATTGCGTTGTCCGGCATCTACATGCGCTACATCGACCGTGTGGACGTGGCTACGATCAAGCAGCTTACCATGGGCTTGGCTACCTTCCACCCCGTGGTGCCCGAAGGCATCGCCATGTCATTCTATGTGCACCTGTTCCTGGTCTGTGCGCTGCTTTTCTACTTCCCCTTCTCCAAGCTCATGCACATGGGCGGCATCTTCCTTTCGCCCACGCGCAACATGGCCAATAACAACCGCTTCGTGCACCACGAGAATCCCTGGAATCCCCGCATCCCGCCGCATTCCTACGCGGCCTACGAGGACGACTTCCGGGAGCCCATGGCCGAGGCGGGTCTGCCCCTGGATAAGCCCCTGGAGCAGGGTGCCGGCGAATAG
- a CDS encoding RsbRD N-terminal domain-containing protein — protein MQLSVFIQENKAAVVEKWFDHLLSSFPPETQKIWKKNKDRFTNPVCHIFHASLEGMVEGLVSWQDAEALARPLSDLLKVRAVQDVAPSKSLSFIFGFKKVLREMFGGQADAGELGVFDTRVDNLVLMAFDLYTKNREQVFCMRIDEFKHAHHMAFRKAGIICESPRQALGLEDRNVNAQGK, from the coding sequence ATGCAGCTTTCAGTATTTATCCAAGAGAACAAGGCAGCCGTGGTCGAAAAGTGGTTCGACCATCTGCTATCCTCCTTTCCCCCTGAAACGCAGAAGATCTGGAAGAAGAACAAGGACCGCTTCACCAATCCCGTGTGCCACATCTTCCATGCTTCGCTGGAAGGCATGGTGGAAGGTCTTGTGTCCTGGCAGGACGCCGAGGCTCTGGCCAGGCCGTTGAGCGACCTGCTCAAGGTGCGGGCCGTGCAGGATGTGGCGCCGAGCAAGTCCCTGTCCTTCATTTTCGGGTTCAAGAAGGTTCTGCGCGAGATGTTTGGCGGTCAGGCCGATGCCGGGGAGCTGGGCGTATTCGATACGCGCGTGGACAACCTGGTGCTCATGGCCTTCGATCTCTATACGAAGAATCGCGAGCAGGTCTTCTGCATGCGTATCGATGAATTCAAGCACGCGCATCACATGGCCTTTCGGAAGGCCGGCATCATATGCGAGTCCCCTCGTCAGGCGCTGGGCCTCGAGGACCGCAACGTCAATGCACAGGGCAAGTGA
- the sfsA gene encoding DNA/RNA nuclease SfsA — MQDILLPFPPGTTRAVFLRREKRFLALVSLNGREVWTHTNNSGSMLGLLRPGSPALISPAAGPGRKLEWTLEALHCDGSWICVNTLAPNRTLRAAWQAGLLPEAAGTTSFRAEAKVGDSRLDALLSGPGGDIWVEAKNVTLEFCGTACFPDAVTERGQKHLRELMALATQGLRTAVFYFVPMACAERFAPADFIDPNYAALFREALSRGVEAWPYRALVDERGIRLDCRLPLAGC; from the coding sequence ATGCAAGACATCCTCCTGCCCTTCCCTCCCGGCACGACGCGGGCCGTGTTCCTGCGCCGCGAGAAACGCTTCCTGGCCCTTGTGTCCCTGAACGGCCGCGAGGTCTGGACGCACACCAACAATTCCGGTTCCATGCTCGGCCTGTTGCGTCCCGGCAGCCCGGCCCTGATTTCCCCGGCCGCGGGTCCGGGCCGGAAGCTGGAATGGACGCTGGAGGCGCTTCACTGCGACGGTTCCTGGATCTGTGTGAATACCCTGGCCCCCAACAGAACGCTCCGCGCTGCATGGCAGGCCGGACTGCTGCCCGAGGCTGCAGGAACGACGAGCTTCCGGGCCGAGGCCAAGGTCGGAGACAGCCGCCTGGACGCCCTGCTCTCAGGCCCTGGCGGCGACATATGGGTCGAGGCTAAAAACGTGACCCTGGAATTCTGCGGCACGGCCTGTTTTCCCGACGCCGTGACCGAACGCGGGCAAAAGCACCTGCGCGAACTCATGGCCCTGGCCACCCAGGGCCTGCGGACCGCTGTCTTCTACTTCGTGCCCATGGCCTGCGCCGAGCGCTTCGCGCCGGCGGACTTCATCGACCCGAACTACGCAGCCCTCTTCCGCGAGGCCTTGAGCCGCGGCGTGGAGGCCTGGCCTTATCGCGCCCTGGTGGATGAACGCGGCATCCGCCTTGACTGTCGACTGCCCCTGGCAGGTTGTTGA